The Listeria welshimeri serovar 6b str. SLCC5334 genome has a window encoding:
- a CDS encoding YhgE/Pip domain-containing protein, translating into MRKVYEIFILDWRRLFKAPLALLLVIALIILPSLYAWFNIEALWDPYSNTSGIKVAVSIDDEGAEVDVPGKKPEKVNVGNQLKKTLEKNKKLGWTFVSEEEAKKGVKSGKYYASIHIPKDFSEDMVSVVNDNVKKPTIDYSVNEKINAIAPKMTESGATTIVNQISSEFVGTVSKSVLEEFNKAGIDLENELPTIRRLKTKVFQVQDALPELKKMGGEAVKIEAKLPELKAKANQVVELNEKIPELNKATENVLLVEQQLPKIDQLGQDILVLQKKIPEIKQIADSVKEVDENFGTIKKTVNDAVNESGKALDVIDTAMTAIPTVEKIAQNGSGYVDKVSDFTDEINKSFDTLAPAIKQNLTLMKQMADNIYQVTEAIKNGSINSEQAIAELKKMEQDIDSLQQMITKQTATLESLNETLPNKPFTDLIKNLKAINSQLSTQKETVTKVRTALENGEKPAEELLNQLNAQAKNISAKLDQILANYDSEIVPAIKTGLNQIQGDLKDSQQLLKTLQSKIPEITQVLKDSKETLQTGQTYLKEFQQRLPEIQKTLDEATKVINTKLDTIIAGINEAASFYQNDYPNVKANIKKAANFIRDDLPGLEKEINQASNLIQEKMPEFEKAIKIAANLSREELPEFEKAINNAANKITDFDKNYDLQSIIKMLRNDADKDSSFIANPVNLKETSYYPIPNYGSASSPFYTALCLWVGALLLISLLRVDVEVPAGIFSHYHRYFGRLLTFLSIGLMQALIVTLGNIFLLGVSIAEPLLHVLFSMFISVVFMTIVYTLVSLFNNVGKGIAIILLVLQISGAGGNFPIQVSPPFFQAIYPFLPFTYAVSLIRESVGGLYMPTVWLDMSVLAGFAILFIALGLLLKKPLDKVVPKLSEKAKRSKLIH; encoded by the coding sequence ATGCGGAAAGTATATGAAATTTTTATTTTAGACTGGCGCCGTCTCTTTAAAGCGCCTTTAGCATTATTATTAGTAATTGCATTAATTATTTTGCCATCATTATATGCTTGGTTTAATATTGAAGCACTTTGGGACCCTTACTCGAATACTTCGGGAATCAAAGTGGCAGTTTCGATTGATGATGAAGGGGCTGAAGTAGACGTTCCTGGGAAAAAGCCTGAGAAAGTGAATGTCGGCAATCAACTGAAGAAAACGCTAGAAAAAAATAAAAAACTTGGCTGGACATTTGTAAGTGAAGAGGAAGCAAAAAAAGGAGTGAAAAGCGGTAAATACTATGCCTCTATTCACATTCCAAAAGATTTTTCGGAAGACATGGTTTCTGTTGTAAATGATAATGTCAAAAAACCAACGATTGATTACTCTGTTAATGAAAAAATCAATGCCATCGCACCAAAAATGACGGAGAGTGGCGCAACGACGATTGTAAATCAAATAAGCTCAGAGTTTGTTGGGACAGTAAGTAAATCAGTTTTAGAAGAGTTTAATAAAGCAGGAATTGACCTTGAAAATGAATTACCGACAATCCGCCGCTTAAAAACGAAAGTATTCCAAGTACAAGATGCTTTACCAGAACTTAAAAAAATGGGTGGCGAGGCTGTGAAAATTGAAGCCAAACTCCCTGAACTAAAAGCTAAAGCAAACCAAGTAGTGGAACTAAATGAAAAAATTCCAGAGTTAAATAAAGCAACAGAAAACGTCTTGTTAGTAGAACAACAACTACCAAAAATCGACCAACTTGGCCAAGATATTCTAGTTTTACAAAAGAAAATACCAGAAATCAAGCAAATTGCAGACTCAGTAAAAGAAGTGGACGAAAACTTTGGAACGATTAAGAAAACTGTTAATGATGCAGTAAATGAATCGGGTAAGGCGCTCGATGTGATTGATACGGCGATGACGGCGATACCAACTGTAGAAAAAATCGCCCAAAACGGCAGTGGCTATGTGGACAAAGTGTCCGATTTTACGGATGAAATTAATAAATCATTTGATACGTTAGCGCCTGCTATTAAACAGAATTTAACACTAATGAAGCAAATGGCAGACAACATTTATCAAGTCACAGAAGCAATTAAAAATGGTTCTATAAACTCCGAACAAGCGATTGCGGAATTGAAGAAAATGGAACAAGATATTGATTCTTTACAACAAATGATTACAAAACAAACCGCCACATTGGAAAGTTTAAATGAAACGTTGCCTAATAAGCCTTTTACTGATTTAATCAAGAATTTAAAAGCCATTAATAGTCAGTTAAGTACACAAAAAGAAACAGTGACAAAAGTTCGCACAGCACTTGAAAACGGGGAAAAACCAGCGGAAGAATTACTCAATCAACTAAATGCACAAGCAAAAAATATTAGTGCAAAATTGGATCAAATTTTAGCGAATTATGATTCGGAAATTGTCCCAGCAATCAAAACCGGTTTAAACCAAATTCAAGGGGATTTAAAAGATAGCCAACAATTATTAAAAACGTTGCAATCGAAAATCCCAGAAATTACGCAGGTATTAAAAGACTCAAAAGAAACACTTCAAACTGGACAAACCTATTTAAAAGAGTTCCAACAGCGTTTGCCAGAAATCCAGAAAACACTGGATGAAGCCACTAAAGTAATTAATACCAAATTGGATACTATTATTGCTGGGATTAACGAAGCAGCAAGCTTTTACCAAAATGATTATCCAAATGTAAAAGCGAACATTAAAAAAGCGGCCAATTTTATCCGCGATGATTTGCCTGGACTTGAAAAAGAAATAAACCAAGCCTCCAATCTTATTCAAGAAAAAATGCCAGAATTCGAAAAAGCGATTAAAATTGCAGCAAACCTTTCCCGAGAAGAACTGCCGGAATTTGAGAAAGCAATTAATAATGCCGCCAATAAAATTACTGATTTCGACAAGAATTATGATTTACAAAGTATTATTAAAATGCTCCGTAATGATGCCGATAAGGATAGTTCTTTTATTGCAAACCCAGTTAATTTAAAAGAAACAAGTTATTATCCGATTCCAAATTACGGCTCGGCAAGCTCGCCATTTTACACGGCGCTTTGTCTATGGGTTGGCGCTCTCTTGCTTATTTCATTACTTCGGGTTGATGTAGAAGTACCAGCTGGTATTTTTAGTCATTACCATCGCTATTTTGGACGCTTGCTGACATTCTTATCTATTGGCTTGATGCAGGCGCTCATCGTGACACTTGGAAATATATTCTTACTTGGTGTTTCGATTGCAGAACCTTTGCTCCATGTTCTTTTTAGTATGTTTATTAGTGTTGTATTTATGACAATTGTATACACACTTGTATCCTTATTTAATAATGTCGGAAAAGGAATCGCGATTATTTTGCTAGTGCTACAAATTTCAGGAGCCGGCGGAAACTTTCCTATTCAAGTTTCGCCACCATTTTTCCAAGCAATTTATCCGTTTTTACCATTCACTTATGCTGTTAGTTTAATCAGGGAAAGTGTTGGGGGATTATATATGCCAACTGTTTGGCTTGATATGAGTGTACTTGCTGGATTTGCGATTTTGTTTATTGCATTAGGTCTTTTACTCAAAAAACCACTCGACAAAGTTGTACCGAAATTATCGGAAAAAGCGAAACGAAGCAAGCTGATTCATTAA
- a CDS encoding heavy metal translocating P-type ATPase: protein MKEWMKRNWQFVTTGISGILIIVGWLVGNEVGDFWTAVIFLSAFVIGGFEQAKEGIQATIKTKKLNVELLMILAATGASIIGYWFEGAILIFIFSVSGALETYTTNKSKREITKLMAFQPERAFLLLPNGDLKEIAAKDLQLDDMVLVRPGESVPIDGVIVRGSTTLNEAAINGESVPAMKSAGSEVFGGTVNVSSAITVKVTQTFDNTIFSKIIRLVETAQSEPSKTARFIERFEDAYVKAVLLFVLVMMFLPHFALGWSWNETFYRAMVLLTVASPCALVASVTPATLAAISNGARHGILFKGGVHLENLRGIKAIAFDKTGTLTNGTPVLTDRLFAENVDKQEIINMVVALERQSLHPLAAAITQDLDAEVTKNITEIEITDVPGWGVQADYKGEIWQVGKAGFVGTESAREFLSGAFEKLASEGKTVVYVAKSGVVLAMFALKDTCRPEAMRTIKALQAKGIKTIMVTGDNEQTGAAIQAELGMDQVVSGCLPEKKVDVIKELSVSYGSVAMVGDGINDAPALAHAAVGIAMGKGTDIAMETADVVLMKNDLEKIPYAFALSKRLYWISWQNICFAIAVILVLITANVFQLINLPFGVVGHEGSTILVILNGLRLLKSNQR, encoded by the coding sequence ATGAAAGAATGGATGAAACGGAATTGGCAATTTGTAACGACTGGTATTAGTGGGATTTTAATTATTGTAGGGTGGTTAGTCGGCAATGAAGTCGGTGATTTTTGGACTGCAGTAATTTTTCTGAGTGCGTTTGTTATCGGTGGTTTTGAACAAGCCAAAGAAGGAATTCAAGCAACTATTAAAACGAAAAAGTTAAATGTAGAACTATTGATGATTTTAGCGGCTACAGGTGCTTCAATCATCGGTTATTGGTTTGAAGGTGCCATACTAATCTTTATTTTTTCCGTTAGTGGGGCTTTAGAGACGTATACAACAAATAAAAGTAAACGCGAAATTACGAAATTGATGGCGTTTCAACCAGAGCGAGCATTTCTTTTACTACCAAATGGAGATTTAAAAGAAATTGCTGCAAAAGATTTACAATTGGATGATATGGTATTAGTTCGACCCGGAGAAAGTGTGCCAATAGATGGGGTTATTGTTCGTGGTTCGACAACTTTAAACGAAGCGGCAATTAATGGCGAATCAGTGCCTGCCATGAAATCTGCTGGTTCGGAAGTGTTTGGTGGAACAGTCAATGTAAGTAGTGCTATTACGGTTAAAGTAACTCAAACTTTCGATAATACGATTTTCAGTAAGATTATTCGGTTAGTAGAAACAGCTCAAAGCGAACCTTCCAAAACAGCGCGTTTTATTGAACGGTTTGAAGATGCTTATGTCAAAGCAGTGTTGTTGTTTGTTTTAGTAATGATGTTTTTACCACATTTTGCGCTAGGATGGTCTTGGAATGAGACTTTTTATCGGGCGATGGTTTTATTAACGGTTGCTTCTCCGTGTGCATTAGTGGCATCAGTGACTCCTGCGACATTAGCGGCAATTTCTAATGGTGCACGCCATGGTATTTTATTTAAAGGCGGTGTACACTTAGAAAATTTGCGTGGTATAAAGGCGATCGCATTTGATAAAACAGGGACTCTAACAAATGGAACTCCAGTTTTAACAGATCGATTGTTTGCAGAAAATGTTGATAAACAGGAAATAATAAATATGGTTGTGGCATTAGAACGGCAATCTTTACATCCATTGGCTGCGGCAATTACACAAGATTTGGATGCAGAAGTAACGAAAAATATAACAGAAATAGAAATAACAGACGTCCCTGGTTGGGGAGTGCAAGCGGATTATAAAGGAGAGATATGGCAAGTTGGTAAAGCTGGTTTTGTTGGAACAGAGAGCGCTAGAGAGTTTTTGAGTGGTGCCTTTGAGAAACTTGCTAGTGAAGGGAAAACCGTTGTCTATGTTGCTAAATCGGGTGTTGTATTAGCGATGTTTGCACTTAAAGATACCTGCAGACCTGAAGCGATGCGCACAATTAAAGCTCTTCAAGCAAAAGGAATTAAAACTATTATGGTAACGGGTGATAATGAACAAACTGGTGCAGCAATACAAGCCGAATTAGGCATGGATCAAGTAGTTTCTGGATGTTTGCCTGAGAAAAAAGTAGATGTGATAAAAGAATTATCGGTATCATATGGAAGTGTAGCGATGGTTGGTGATGGAATTAATGATGCACCCGCTCTTGCGCATGCGGCGGTTGGTATTGCCATGGGAAAAGGGACGGATATCGCAATGGAAACAGCAGATGTCGTCTTAATGAAAAATGATTTAGAAAAAATTCCATATGCCTTCGCACTTTCCAAACGACTTTACTGGATTAGCTGGCAAAATATTTGTTTTGCAATAGCAGTAATATTGGTTCTAATAACGGCTAATGTCTTCCAACTGATTAATTTGCCATTTGGGGTAGTTGGTCATGAAGGAAGTACCATACTAGTCATTCTAAATGGATTAAGATTGCTTAAATCTAATCAAAGGTAG
- a CDS encoding amino acid permease, whose amino-acid sequence MNSLFRRKPIEDLMHNKSGSTHLKQTLGPLDLTLLGVGAIVGTGIFILPGTVAANNAGPAIIFSFVIAAIVCAIAAMCYSEFASSVPVAGSAYTYGYVVFGELIGWLLGWALILEYGLAVASVASGWSSYLNALLSGFHISIPEAVSGPFNPEAGTFINLPAIIIVLVIAFLLTLGIKESTRVNTIMVAIKVGVILLFLVVGVFYVKPDNWQPFMPFGISGVMNGAALVFFAYLGFDAVSSAAEEVKNPQRTMPIGIIGSLLICTVLYVAVSAVLTGMVPYTDLNVTDPVAYALQVINQDWVAGIVSLGAVVGMITVILVMSYGATRLIFAMGRDGLLPKVLAEINQKYQTPVKNTWIFAVIVAIISGLVPLDRLAELVNIGTLLAFMMVSIGIIFLRKNKAIQKSGFKVPFYPVLPIVSFLLCAFLISRLSVHTWILCGIWFVIGLIVYFTYGRNHSELLKK is encoded by the coding sequence ATGAATTCATTATTTAGAAGAAAACCAATAGAAGATTTAATGCACAATAAAAGCGGGAGTACACATCTAAAACAAACACTAGGACCGCTAGATTTAACTTTGCTAGGTGTTGGAGCAATTGTTGGGACTGGGATTTTTATTTTACCGGGAACAGTAGCTGCGAATAATGCGGGACCAGCAATTATTTTTTCTTTTGTGATTGCAGCGATTGTATGTGCGATTGCAGCCATGTGTTATTCAGAGTTTGCATCTAGTGTTCCAGTTGCTGGGAGCGCCTATACGTATGGCTATGTTGTTTTTGGTGAGTTAATCGGCTGGTTGCTTGGTTGGGCTCTTATTTTGGAATATGGGCTTGCTGTGGCTTCTGTAGCAAGTGGGTGGTCTTCTTATTTAAATGCGCTACTTTCTGGATTTCATATTTCTATTCCGGAAGCAGTATCTGGTCCTTTTAATCCTGAGGCGGGTACATTTATTAATTTACCAGCTATAATTATCGTCCTTGTAATTGCATTTTTATTAACACTTGGAATAAAAGAGTCTACTCGTGTGAATACAATTATGGTTGCTATCAAAGTTGGGGTTATTTTACTTTTCTTAGTCGTTGGGGTATTTTATGTTAAACCGGATAATTGGCAACCGTTTATGCCATTTGGAATTAGTGGTGTGATGAATGGTGCGGCATTAGTGTTTTTTGCTTATTTAGGTTTTGATGCAGTTTCGTCAGCGGCAGAAGAAGTGAAAAATCCACAACGAACGATGCCAATTGGAATAATAGGATCACTACTTATTTGCACTGTATTATATGTAGCGGTTTCGGCTGTTTTAACTGGAATGGTACCATATACTGATTTAAATGTAACTGATCCGGTAGCCTATGCTTTACAAGTTATTAACCAAGACTGGGTGGCAGGGATTGTATCGCTTGGTGCCGTAGTTGGAATGATTACAGTGATTTTAGTAATGAGTTACGGTGCTACAAGACTAATTTTTGCAATGGGACGTGATGGTTTATTACCAAAAGTACTTGCAGAAATCAACCAAAAATATCAAACACCGGTCAAAAATACTTGGATTTTCGCTGTTATAGTCGCAATTATTAGTGGTCTAGTTCCACTTGATAGATTAGCTGAATTAGTTAATATTGGGACTCTGTTGGCATTTATGATGGTTTCAATCGGGATTATTTTCTTACGTAAAAATAAAGCGATTCAAAAATCAGGTTTCAAAGTGCCATTTTATCCCGTTTTACCGATAGTATCATTTCTATTATGTGCATTTCTAATTAGTCGTTTATCTGTTCATACATGGATTCTTTGTGGAATTTGGTTTGTAATAGGCTTAATTGTGTATTTCACTTATGGTAGAAATCACAGTGAATTGCTTAAAAAATAA
- a CDS encoding VOC family protein codes for MVKISEKLRLGEVVLNVGHLKEMAGFYQEVIGLTLMEENDQFVRFGVSGSDEALLVLKKIDNAVVPEVPRIGLFHTAFLLPTRESLADVLVHLAQSGYPIDGAGDHAYSEALYLHDIEGNGIEIYADRPKKSWMRDGEGNLPMVTEQVDVDDLLKNATGKAFTGMPNGTIIGHVHLQVSDADKAEQFYKEALGMNLTTAIPSARFFAAGDYHHHIGSNVWAGRHINNRQENEVGLAWFTIITPDKEIITTHLKQQGYEVKYVGNTISVIDSNGIMIHFK; via the coding sequence ATGGTAAAAATTAGTGAAAAATTGCGATTAGGTGAAGTTGTATTAAATGTAGGTCATTTAAAAGAGATGGCAGGTTTTTATCAAGAAGTAATTGGCTTAACTTTAATGGAGGAAAATGATCAGTTCGTGCGTTTTGGAGTGAGTGGATCTGATGAAGCGTTACTTGTTCTTAAAAAAATTGATAATGCGGTTGTCCCAGAAGTACCGCGAATTGGTTTATTTCATACAGCGTTTCTGTTACCCACTCGAGAAAGTTTAGCGGATGTACTCGTTCATCTAGCACAGTCTGGCTATCCAATTGATGGTGCTGGAGATCACGCTTATAGTGAGGCGCTTTATTTACATGATATTGAAGGAAACGGTATTGAAATTTATGCAGACCGTCCTAAAAAAAGTTGGATGCGTGATGGCGAAGGGAACTTGCCGATGGTAACAGAACAAGTGGATGTGGATGATTTACTTAAAAATGCGACGGGAAAAGCGTTCACTGGAATGCCAAATGGGACGATTATTGGTCATGTACATTTACAAGTATCGGATGCTGATAAGGCGGAACAGTTTTATAAAGAGGCGCTTGGTATGAATTTAACAACAGCAATACCATCTGCCAGATTTTTTGCAGCAGGTGATTATCATCATCATATTGGGTCGAATGTTTGGGCTGGTCGTCATATAAATAATCGGCAGGAGAATGAAGTGGGGCTCGCATGGTTTACAATTATAACTCCGGACAAAGAAATAATTACTACTCATTTAAAGCAGCAAGGTTATGAAGTAAAATATGTTGGAAATACGATTTCGGTCATTGATTCAAATGGAATTATGATTCATTTTAAATAA
- a CDS encoding transaldolase family protein has product MFLDTGNLEEIKRALQFPFFEGVTTNPTILLKENQPRKTHIAHIQAKMVFVQAAGLSEEEIWEDVLRIQTIEPAQGTVVGLKIPAHEAGIKVIAKVRAKFPEAIILATAIFSSEQGYIAALSGADYLAPYYNRMEVSGLDAAKTIAELRYVLDLQGLLNVKIMGASFKNSRQIMQALASGADTVTIGYDLFLQMMNKPLALESIEKFNEHNAALPK; this is encoded by the coding sequence ATGTTTTTAGATACGGGGAATTTAGAGGAAATAAAGAGAGCGCTTCAATTTCCGTTTTTTGAAGGTGTAACTACGAATCCAACCATTTTATTAAAAGAAAATCAACCAAGAAAAACACATATTGCTCACATCCAAGCCAAAATGGTATTTGTTCAAGCGGCAGGTTTATCAGAAGAAGAAATCTGGGAAGATGTGTTGCGTATTCAAACAATTGAACCAGCACAAGGAACTGTGGTTGGTTTGAAAATCCCAGCCCACGAAGCAGGCATAAAAGTTATCGCCAAAGTGCGTGCCAAGTTCCCAGAGGCAATCATTTTAGCAACAGCGATTTTCTCATCCGAGCAAGGTTATATTGCGGCACTTTCTGGTGCGGACTATTTAGCACCTTATTACAATCGCATGGAAGTTAGCGGATTAGATGCAGCTAAAACAATAGCGGAACTTCGATATGTGCTAGATCTTCAAGGACTTCTAAATGTGAAAATTATGGGAGCTAGTTTTAAAAATAGCCGTCAAATCATGCAAGCCTTAGCAAGCGGAGCAGATACAGTGACAATCGGTTACGATTTATTCCTACAAATGATGAACAAACCACTAGCATTAGAAAGTATTGAGAAATTTAATGAACATAACGCTGCATTACCTAAATGA
- the ltaP gene encoding lipoteichoic acid primase LtaP produces the protein MILFYFLLIIGKFTFAYFQIFKNPNFLALGMDLLFIVLLLGLIHLLAPVRSHIYWYAGMSLFIGILMLVCVLYARFYNEIPTYHSFSLIGEVGVVKTSASSLLSGTDWLYILDIILLPFILYFNIKKGHDFPSFRLTSRIYSVSFISTLLVLSGFTYFMMQQNIISDSKRAKRMGIFTFNISTALTGADHVKAADINAQNIRDIKGVTVKDKPDYFGAAKGKNLIIVQLESFQRNLTNVKVNGQSITPTLDSLQNETMYSNKFFQTVSKSNTADAEWSVYTSTFPSGYYTNTQTYGDRIIPSMPRLLGKNDYKTSTFHTNDASFYNRDEFYPAVGFDKFYDRKFFGDEDVIGFSPSDEVLYNKAFPILEKQYKNNQKFYAQLISVSSHMPFDIPEEKQEIELPSDLKDTELGHYFEAVHYADQQLGLFIQKLKDSGIWDDSVVVFYGDHHIIKTDQLPEEQKKYVNRSTELKADPADDYRIPFFLHYPGMENPGEIKNVGGEIDIMPTVMNLLGINTGKQIMFGTDILNSTNNYVPERYTMPEGSYFTDSYMYQPDESFETGAATNYNGTNKELSSDVKKRFDASRKLLQYSDSYVNNLPLRDEDK, from the coding sequence TTGATTTTATTTTATTTTTTATTAATTATTGGTAAGTTTACTTTTGCCTATTTCCAGATTTTTAAAAATCCAAACTTCTTGGCTCTTGGAATGGACTTATTATTTATCGTCCTTCTACTTGGATTAATACATTTACTCGCACCAGTACGATCCCATATTTATTGGTATGCTGGAATGTCACTTTTTATCGGTATATTAATGCTGGTATGTGTTCTTTATGCCCGTTTTTATAATGAAATCCCAACTTATCATAGTTTCTCCTTAATTGGTGAAGTGGGTGTTGTAAAAACAAGTGCAAGTAGCCTACTTAGCGGAACAGATTGGTTATACATCCTAGATATAATTCTCCTTCCGTTCATCCTTTACTTTAACATTAAAAAAGGACATGATTTCCCTTCCTTCCGTCTAACTAGTCGTATTTACAGTGTTTCTTTTATTAGTACTTTGCTTGTTCTTAGTGGCTTTACTTATTTCATGATGCAACAAAATATCATTAGTGACTCCAAAAGAGCAAAACGCATGGGGATTTTTACATTTAATATTAGTACCGCTCTTACTGGCGCGGATCATGTTAAAGCAGCCGACATTAATGCGCAAAACATCCGCGATATTAAGGGTGTTACAGTAAAAGACAAACCCGATTACTTCGGTGCTGCAAAAGGAAAAAATCTTATCATTGTACAATTAGAATCCTTCCAGCGTAATCTAACCAACGTCAAGGTGAATGGTCAATCTATTACGCCAACATTAGACAGTTTGCAAAACGAAACGATGTATTCGAATAAATTTTTCCAAACAGTATCAAAATCAAATACTGCTGATGCAGAATGGTCTGTTTATACATCGACTTTCCCAAGTGGTTACTACACGAATACCCAAACATATGGCGACCGTATAATACCATCAATGCCTCGCTTGCTTGGTAAAAATGATTATAAAACCTCAACTTTCCATACAAATGATGCAAGTTTTTATAATCGAGATGAATTTTATCCAGCTGTTGGTTTTGATAAGTTCTATGATCGCAAATTTTTTGGAGATGAAGACGTTATCGGTTTTTCTCCAAGTGATGAAGTACTTTACAATAAAGCTTTCCCTATTTTAGAAAAACAATACAAAAATAACCAAAAATTCTATGCACAATTAATTAGTGTAAGCAGCCATATGCCATTTGATATACCCGAAGAGAAGCAAGAAATTGAGTTACCAAGTGATTTAAAAGATACCGAACTTGGCCATTATTTTGAAGCAGTTCATTATGCAGATCAACAACTAGGTCTATTCATCCAAAAATTAAAAGATAGTGGCATTTGGGATGATTCAGTGGTCGTTTTCTACGGAGATCATCACATTATCAAAACCGATCAATTACCTGAAGAGCAGAAGAAATATGTCAATCGTTCTACTGAACTAAAAGCAGATCCGGCTGATGATTACCGTATTCCCTTCTTTTTACACTATCCGGGAATGGAAAACCCTGGTGAAATCAAAAATGTCGGTGGCGAAATTGATATTATGCCAACTGTCATGAATTTACTCGGTATCAACACTGGGAAACAAATTATGTTTGGTACAGATATACTCAATTCTACTAATAATTACGTTCCGGAACGCTACACTATGCCAGAAGGTAGCTATTTCACAGATTCCTATATGTACCAACCAGACGAAAGCTTTGAAACCGGAGCAGCAACTAACTATAATGGCACAAACAAAGAACTTTCAAGTGATGTGAAGAAACGATTCGACGCTAGCCGAAAACTCTTACAGTATTCTGATAGCTATGTAAACAACCTACCATTACGTGATGAAGATAAATAA
- a CDS encoding GntR family transcriptional regulator encodes MEKQTYEKLAYYTIKEKILSGKLHVGQHISEASIAKELSISRTPVRKAIAVLVSEELIDYEINRGAIVIESSMSAGRFIELLEMAEILVVQTIEKCKNKNLTYKPEKGNEILAEMRQIQKEEDVEAYLSLLSKWLLQFISQLANIYAEDIVRKMKRDFFNKAQKDIKMIPVLLENETMETLEQLSTYMVEKKHDLAKEVIQKLMNLYIIRTFR; translated from the coding sequence ATGGAAAAACAAACATATGAAAAATTAGCATATTATACAATCAAAGAAAAGATTCTCAGTGGGAAACTTCATGTAGGGCAACATATATCAGAAGCGAGTATAGCAAAAGAATTATCCATTAGCAGAACTCCAGTCAGAAAAGCAATCGCTGTTTTAGTATCCGAAGAGTTGATTGATTATGAAATAAATCGCGGCGCTATCGTAATAGAAAGCAGTATGAGTGCTGGCCGTTTTATTGAATTACTTGAAATGGCTGAAATTCTAGTGGTACAAACTATTGAAAAATGTAAAAATAAAAATCTAACTTATAAACCAGAAAAAGGAAATGAAATACTTGCAGAAATGCGCCAAATTCAAAAAGAAGAAGATGTAGAAGCCTATTTGTCGTTACTGAGTAAATGGTTATTACAATTTATTTCCCAATTAGCAAACATATACGCGGAAGATATTGTACGGAAAATGAAGCGTGATTTCTTTAATAAAGCGCAAAAAGATATTAAAATGATTCCTGTGCTTTTAGAAAATGAAACGATGGAAACATTAGAACAACTTTCCACTTATATGGTTGAAAAGAAACATGATTTAGCAAAAGAGGTAATACAAAAATTGATGAATTTGTATATTATCCGTACATTTAGATAG
- a CDS encoding magnesium transporter CorA family protein, protein MIEFFKTTNEEMEQLPAIEDGCWVKVTAPTQEEIEKLSKEMDVPKPYILDALDSEERSRIELKRAEEDVRHSLVIVDCPYESEDELGYTMYETLPIGIVLTKTHLVTISLRDLPILEDIRSMKLEIYDTTNHKQFLLKLLYAVSYYYLKYLNQIIKQTNNLELKIKQSMKNEQLYAFMAVQKSLVFFATALQSNKAILDKMEDVEHFMQQEDNHDLLRDVIIENKQAIAMTDTYTQIISGMSDVFSSVISNNLNIVMKFLTSFTIILSLPTIVASVYGMNIKLPFMHNDHAFALILLFTLLITTGVTVIFWRRKYF, encoded by the coding sequence ATGATTGAATTTTTTAAAACAACAAATGAAGAGATGGAGCAACTGCCCGCCATAGAAGATGGTTGTTGGGTAAAGGTCACTGCTCCCACCCAAGAAGAAATTGAAAAATTGAGTAAGGAAATGGATGTACCTAAGCCATATATTTTAGATGCACTAGATTCAGAAGAACGCTCTAGAATTGAGTTAAAAAGAGCAGAGGAAGATGTGAGACATTCACTAGTTATTGTAGACTGCCCTTACGAATCAGAAGATGAACTTGGCTATACGATGTATGAAACATTGCCGATTGGAATAGTACTAACTAAAACCCATCTTGTTACCATTTCTTTAAGAGATTTGCCTATTTTAGAAGATATTCGATCAATGAAATTAGAAATATATGATACAACTAATCATAAGCAATTTTTGTTAAAGTTACTTTATGCTGTATCTTACTATTACCTCAAATATTTAAATCAAATCATTAAACAAACAAATAATTTAGAATTAAAGATTAAGCAATCGATGAAAAATGAGCAGCTCTATGCTTTTATGGCGGTTCAAAAAAGTTTAGTTTTTTTTGCAACAGCGCTTCAATCGAACAAAGCAATTTTAGATAAAATGGAAGATGTGGAACATTTTATGCAACAAGAAGATAATCATGATTTACTAAGAGATGTTATTATTGAGAACAAACAAGCGATTGCAATGACGGATACATATACGCAAATAATTAGCGGGATGTCTGATGTGTTTTCATCTGTTATCTCAAATAATTTGAATATAGTAATGAAATTTCTTACCTCATTTACGATTATCTTATCTTTACCAACGATTGTGGCAAGTGTTTACGGGATGAATATCAAATTGCCATTTATGCATAACGACCACGCTTTTGCACTAATTCTTTTGTTTACGTTATTAATTACAACGGGAGTAACAGTAATTTTTTGGCGTAGAAAATACTTTTAA